The following are encoded together in the Lytechinus variegatus isolate NC3 chromosome 19, Lvar_3.0, whole genome shotgun sequence genome:
- the LOC121406329 gene encoding LOW QUALITY PROTEIN: tryptophan 5-hydroxylase 1-like (The sequence of the model RefSeq protein was modified relative to this genomic sequence to represent the inferred CDS: substituted 1 base at 1 genomic stop codon) has translation MSLRRKESLRGEQKRLVNMTHAKSFDAADRYSLLRRMSSSDVLTNTPMIFSIKNELGNLAKVLKLFKENDIRVLHIESRKANGKGSELEIFVDCEGKKKMLKNVMAFMKDAMLLTEVMTPPSNTSTNKKETDNNAEWKNKVPDFPRKISDLDKSANRVLTYGPNXCRSPGFKDNEYRQRRKVFADIAYKYKHGELIPRVEYTDEETRTWGVVFSELNRLYPTHACEEYMNNFNILKRDGVYREDKIPQLEDVSRFLKEQTGFQIRPVAGYLSSRDFLAGLAFRLFHCTQYVRHSSCPFYTPEPDCCHDLLGHVPLLADKSFAQFSHEIGLASLGASDEDINKLTTCYFFTVEFGLCKQDGQTRAYGAGLLSSIGELKHALSADAKVLPFHPDVTSKQECLITTYQEAYFISKSFEEAKQQMREFAATIKRPFEVRYDPYTSSVEVLKSPRDVCDVINTVRDELTILMQVLVKLQSKFDS, from the exons GACCGTTATTCCTTGCTGAGAAGAATGTCATCATCCGATGTCTTGACGAACACACCGATGATCTTCTCTATCAAGAATGAATTAGGCAATCTAGCAAAGGTTCTTAAACTGTTTAAG gaaaatgACATCCGGGTACTTCATATTGAGTCGAGGAAAGCCAATGGAAAGGGCTCAGAACTTGAGATATTCGTTGATTGTGAGGGCAAGAAGAAGATGTTGAAAAACGTCATGGCTTTTATGAAGGATGCCATGTTGTTGACAGAGGTCATGACCCCACCTTCTAACACTTCGACCAATAAGAAGGAGACTGACAATAATG CAGAATGGAAGAACAAAGTGCCTGATTTTCCTCGCAAAATCTCAGACTTGGATAAAAGTGCTAACAGGGTATTAACATACGGGCCGAACTGATGCAGATCACCC GGATTCAAAGACAACGAATATAGACAACGGCGGAAAGTCTTCGCCGATATTGCTTACAAATACAAACA CGGTGAACTCATTCCACGCGTTGAATATACAGATGAAGAAACAAGAACATG GGGCGTGGTCTTTTCGGAACTCAACAGATTGTATCCTACGCATGCGTGTGAGGAGTACATGaacaatttcaatattttgaaaagagatGGAGTATACAG AGAGGACAAAATACCACAGTTGGAGGATGTCTCCAGATTTCTCAAAG AACAAACTGGCTTCCAGATAAGACCGGTTGCCGGATACCTATCCTCCCGAGATTTCCTTGCCGGTTTAGCGTTCCGGTTATTCCATTGTACACAGTATGTCCGGCATTCTTCGTGTCCGTTCTACACTCCGGAACC GGATTGCTGCCACGACTTACTCGGTCATGTTCCTTTGCTGGCGGACAAAAGTTTTGCTCAATTTTCACAT gAGATTGGATTGGCTTCGTTAGGAGCGTCAGATGAGGACATCAATAAACTCACAACG TGTTATTTCTTTACGGTTGAGTTTGGGCTATGTAAACAAGACGGCCAGACCAGAGCTTATGGAGCGGGACTCCTGTCCTCTATCGGTGAACTCAAG CATGCATTGTCAGCGGACGCGAAGGTACTGCCCTTTCACCCGGATGTGACGTCAAAGCAGGAATGTTTGATCACGACTTACCAAGAAGCCTATTTCATCTCCAAGAGCTTTGAAGAAGCCAAACAACAAATGAG GGAATTTGCAGCCACCATCAAGCGTCCGTTCGAGGTACGCTATGACCCCTACACATCGAGTGTAGAAGTCCTCAAGTCGCCACGTGATgtatgtgacgtcatcaatacTGTGAGAGATGAACTGACGATCCTCATGCAAGTCTTGGTCAAACTGCAATCGAAATTCGATAGTTGA